In Oryza brachyantha chromosome 2, ObraRS2, whole genome shotgun sequence, a single window of DNA contains:
- the LOC121053503 gene encoding pathogenesis-related thaumatin-like protein 3.5 produces MAMRRQSWTFEVAFIVLAGFATRGFSKSFTITNNCDYTVWPGVLSSAGSVAPESNGFELAPGQSRTMSAPAGWSGRLWGRTLCASDTSGKLACVTGDCGSGRTDCGGGGAAPPATLAEFTLDGSGGMDFYDVSLVDGYNLPVLVTPEGAAAGGNCNPTGCVADLNAACPAELRVASPAAAAAGGGGVACKSACEAFGSAQYCCSGEYGNPNTCRPSSYSQFFKSACPRAYSYAYDDATSTFTCAGTATTYTITFCPSTSSVKAAGPNPLINGTTVNAGGNESAAAAPRPPSRLVLVCVAVFALARAFL; encoded by the exons ATGGCGATGAGACGACAGAGTTGGACATTTGAAGTCGCCTTCATCGTCCTCGCTGGCTTCGCTACAA GAGGCTTTTCAAAGTCGTTCACCATCACCAACAACTGCGACTACACGGTGTGGCCAGGCGTCCTCTCCAGCGCGGGATCGGTGGCGCCGGAGAGCAACGGGTTCGAGCTCGCGCCGGGGCAGTCGCGGAccatgtcggcgccggcggggtggTCCGGGCGGCTATGGGGCCGGACTCTCTGCGCGTCCGACACCTCAGGCAAGCTCGCCTGCGTCACCGGCGACTGCGGCTCCGGCCGGACggactgcggcggcggcggcgccgcccctcCGGCCACGCTGGCGGAGTTCACGctcgacggcagcggcggcatgGACTTCTACGACGTCAGCCTGGTGGACGGCTACAACCTCCCAGTGCTCGTGACGccggagggcgcggcggccggcggcaacTGCAATCCCACCGGGTGCGTGGCCGACCTCAACGCCGCGTGCCCGGCGGAGCTGAGGGtggcgtcgccggccgcggccgcagccggcggcggtggcgtggcgTGCAAGAGCGCGTGCGAGGCGTTCGGGTCGGCGCAGTACTGCTGCAGCGGCGAGTACGGCAACCCCAACACGTGCCGGCCATCGTCGTACTCCCAGTTCTTCAAGAGCGCGTGCCCGCGAGCGTACAGCTACGCTTACGACGACGCCACCTCGACCTTCACATGCGCCGGCACCGCCACAACCTACACCATCACGTTCTGCCCCAGCACGAGCAG CGTTAAGGCGGCCGGGCCGAACCCGCTAATCAACGGCACCACGGTAAACGCCGGCGGCAAcgagagcgccgccgcggcgccgcggcctccgTCGCGCCTTGTGCTCGTCTGCGTCGCGGTGTTCGCGCTCGCGCGGGCTTTCTTATGA
- the LOC121053665 gene encoding thaumatin-like protein 1b, producing the protein MAERAHQALVSILVVLFASVRDAASKSFAITNSCEYTVWPGILSSAGSAGMDSTGFALAPGESRTMSVPTGWSGRLWGRTLCSADGTGKFTCVTGDCGSGRQDCAGGGAAPPATLAEFTMDGSGGMDFYDVSLVDGYNLPMLVAPQGAAAGGNCAPTGCMVDLNGACPADLRVASASAPAPGGVACRSACEAFGSAQYCCSGEYGSPNTCRPSSYSQFFKNACPRAYSYAYDDATSTFTCTGGDTTYAITFCPSTASVKSAGQNSAGLPLMNDTMVYLAGDQVNAAAPPRPLVALLVAAVYLAVACTLH; encoded by the exons ATGGCGGAACGAGCGCACCAAGCACTTGTCTCCATCCTTGTCGTCCTCTTCGCCTCAGTTCGTG ATGCCGCGTCCAAGTCGTTCGCCATCACCAACAGCTGCGAGTACACGGTGTGGCCGGGGATCCTGTCAAGCGCCGGCTCGGCCGGGATGGACAGCACAGGCTTCGCGCTCGCGCCGGGCGAGTCGCGGACCATGTCGGTGCCGACGGGGTGGTCGGGTCGGCTTTGGGGCCGCACGCTCTGCTCCGCAGACGGCACCGGGAAGTTCACCTGCGTGACCGGCGACTGCGGCTCCGGGCGGCAGGACTGCGCCGGCGGGGGCGcggccccgccggcgacgctggCCGAGTTCACGAtggacggcagcggcgggatGGACTTCTACGACGTCAGCCTGGTCGACGGGTACAACCTGCCGATGCTCGTGGCGCCgcagggcgcggcggccggcggcaacTGCGCGCCAACGGGGTGCATGGTCGACCTGAACGGCGCGTGCCCGGCCGACCTGCGcgtggcgtcggcgtcggcgccggcgccgggcggcGTGGCGTGCAGGAGCGCGTGCGAGGCGTTCGGGTCGGCGCAGTACTGCTGCAGCGGCGAGTACGGCAGCCCCAACACGTGCCGGCCGTCGTCCTACTCCCAGTTCTTCAAGAACGCGTGCCCGAGGGCGTACAGCTACGCCTACGATGAcgccacctccaccttcaCCTGCACAGGCGGCGACACCACCTACGCCATCACCTTCTGCCCCAGCACGGCCAG TGTGAAGTCGGCCGGCCAGAACTCCGCTGGGCTGCCCCTGATGAACGACACCATGGTTTACCTCGCGGGCGACCAGGTGAACGCGGCtgcgccgccccgccccctcgtcgccctcctcgtcgccgccgtgtaCCTCGCGGTCGCGTGCACCCTGCACTGA